The following DNA comes from Candidatus Binatia bacterium.
TCGCTCCAGTATCCGGCCGAGTGGACGCCGATGTTCTTCGGGGACAAGGTTCTGGTGAACGGAAAGGTCTGGCCCAAGCTCAGCGTGGACCCGGGGCGATACCGCTTCCGCGTGCTGAACGGCTCCAACCACCGGATCTTCACGCTCGCCCTGTCCGATCATCACCCGTTCCAGGTGATCGGCAGCGACGGCGGCCTGCTCCCGGCCCCGGTCGAAGTCAGGGAGATCACGCTGGGTCCGGCGGAGCGGGCCGATCTGGTGCTCGACTTCGCGGGCTACGCCCCCGGTTCGGAAGTGCTCCTCCAGGACAAGCTCGAGGCGGGCCAGATGGATCCCTCGGATCCGGCGGCCTCGAGGGTCATGAAGTTCATCGTCTCGGGATCGCCCGGCTGGACGGCGCCGCTGCCAACCGCGCTGACTCCCATGGAGCGCATTCCCGAGAGCCAGGCCACGCGGACCCGGACGTTCGAGCTCCGTTTCGATCAGAGCCTCCAGAAATTCCGCTTTGGGGACTTCGGCTGGGACGAAGTGACCGAATTTCCGGTCCTGGGCACCACCGAGATCTGGCAGTTCGCGAACGAGACCTCGGAGACGCACCCCATCCATCTGCACCTGGTCCAGTTCCAGGTGCTGGACCGCTCGAGCTTCCAGGTCGTCGACGGCAAGGTCGTTCCCGGTTCGGATCGCAGGCCGCCGAACCCCGAAGAGGCCGGATGGAAGGACACGGCGAACGTGAAGCCCCACGAGCTGCTCCGCGTCATCATGCGGTTCGGCCCCGACGGCTACCTGGGCGATTTCGTGTTCCACTGCCACATGCTCGAGCACGAAGACAACGACATGATGCGGCAGTTCACGGTGGTTCCCCCCAGGGGCGGAAAGCCGTCCGTGGCGACCGCCAAGGCGGAGCCTTCGCGGCTGTGGCCGCCCGATCGCTCCATGGTGCCGGTGAAAATCACCGGTGTGAGCGACTCGACCGGCGCCCCGGTTACGGTGCATGTGACCGGCGTGACCCAGGACGAGCCGATCTCGCGGCTCGCGCCGTCCAGGACTGCGGCCGCGATGACGTCGGTTCCGGGTCACCCCGCGATGGCCATGGGCTCGGGGGCGATGGACATGGAAGGCGATGACGCCTGCTTCGACGCCAAGATCGTGGATGGACAGCTCTACCTGCGGCGGGAACGCCTGGAGGGCGGGAACGGTCGCGTCTACCGCGTTTCGTTCACGGCGGTGAGTCGTGACGGAGGGACCGCCGACGGCACCGTTCTGGTCGGAGTGCCGGGCAAAGCGGGCGTTCGCCGGGTCGTCAACGACGGACAGATCTTCAACTCGCGCGAGGGCTGTCCCGGGGAAGGCCACATGGATATGACGATGAAAGATTCGCGGGGCACGGGTATCGCGTTCACGACCTCACTGGCGCTGCCTCGTCTCGAAGGAGGGCGCGCCACGATCGAATACACCCTCGCTCAGCCCGGCGAGGTGACCCTGGCGATCTTCGATGTCGCGGGGCGCCGGGTGGCCGGCCTGGCCGACGGCGTTCAGGGAATGGGCGCACACAGCGCTACTCTGAAGCTCCAGCACATGGCGCGCGGCATCTATTTCGTCCGGATGAACGCGGGAGGGAAGGTCTTCACCCGCCGCATGCCGATCCTGGGCATGGCCCGCTAGCGTCCGCGGCTGTCCGTTCCGGGGAGCGCTCCCTCCCCGTGCCGCGCCTCTTCACGGACCACATCCTTGCCGATCGCCGCGAGCCAGCGCAGCTGCGCGCGCGTCAGGCTGATCGCGCCGCGCATCGCCAGGGCGCTGAAATGCGATCCCGCGCGACGGTAGCCCGCCAGGTCCTGCTTCATGAGATCCAGCGTGAGCCGCAGCCCTGTCTCGGCCTCGCCCAAGAATCGCCTGCGTTTGGCGGGGGGCAGCGCGGCCAGGAAGTAGACCCGAGAGCGAATCGGGTCGTGCACCGCGCCGAGGTCCTGCTCGCGGAACGGGGGAGCGATCCACGTCACCAGGCCCCGCCGCCCGGCCGGTGTGATCTCGTACAGGCGGCGTCGCTGGCGGCGGCGAAGATCACCCCGCGACCGAAGCAGGCCCGCGCGTTCGAGGCGGACGACGAGCGGGTAGATCGCCCCCGCGCTGCCGCTGAAGCGCGCGCTGCGCGACGTGAAGAAATGAGACCGGATCGCGTGCGGCGTGCAGGGGCCGAACTTCCACACGATCCCCAGCACGACCCCCTCCAGCTCGCTCAGCCCATGGCCGGCCATCGTCCCTCCCCGGTTGACCCGCGGCCGCCAGCACGGCCGCGAAGGCTACTCTGGCACACTACTACGATTCGTAGTATATTGCACTCCCGGCCGGTGCCGGCACCACATTGGGTCCCTGGAGGTCCCGTGAAGATCGTGCTCGCCTTGCTGCTCGCCCTGCTCGCCGCACCCGGAGTGACGTTCGCCGCCGATACGAATCGCGACCTGCGCGTCGATCCGCGCCTGCTGCTCGAAGCTCGGACCGTCTGGCAGGTGAT
Coding sequences within:
- a CDS encoding multicopper oxidase domain-containing protein; the encoded protein is SLQYPAEWTPMFFGDKVLVNGKVWPKLSVDPGRYRFRVLNGSNHRIFTLALSDHHPFQVIGSDGGLLPAPVEVREITLGPAERADLVLDFAGYAPGSEVLLQDKLEAGQMDPSDPAASRVMKFIVSGSPGWTAPLPTALTPMERIPESQATRTRTFELRFDQSLQKFRFGDFGWDEVTEFPVLGTTEIWQFANETSETHPIHLHLVQFQVLDRSSFQVVDGKVVPGSDRRPPNPEEAGWKDTANVKPHELLRVIMRFGPDGYLGDFVFHCHMLEHEDNDMMRQFTVVPPRGGKPSVATAKAEPSRLWPPDRSMVPVKITGVSDSTGAPVTVHVTGVTQDEPISRLAPSRTAAAMTSVPGHPAMAMGSGAMDMEGDDACFDAKIVDGQLYLRRERLEGGNGRVYRVSFTAVSRDGGTADGTVLVGVPGKAGVRRVVNDGQIFNSREGCPGEGHMDMTMKDSRGTGIAFTTSLALPRLEGGRATIEYTLAQPGEVTLAIFDVAGRRVAGLADGVQGMGAHSATLKLQHMARGIYFVRMNAGGKVFTRRMPILGMAR
- a CDS encoding PadR family transcriptional regulator yields the protein MAGHGLSELEGVVLGIVWKFGPCTPHAIRSHFFTSRSARFSGSAGAIYPLVVRLERAGLLRSRGDLRRRQRRRLYEITPAGRRGLVTWIAPPFREQDLGAVHDPIRSRVYFLAALPPAKRRRFLGEAETGLRLTLDLMKQDLAGYRRAGSHFSALAMRGAISLTRAQLRWLAAIGKDVVREEARHGEGALPGTDSRGR